A single region of the Eremothecium gossypii ATCC 10895 chromosome V, complete sequence genome encodes:
- the SDS22 gene encoding type 1 protein phosphatase-activating protein SDS22 (Syntenic homolog of Saccharomyces cerevisiae YKL193C (SDS22)): MSDSGAPQSKDISESNASHHDGEPVRELRSEIVPDMHPEYLQADSELTADLPEDTTVIDLVHLKIESLEALDLHRFKKLERLYLRQNLIESISEVEVLPAETVEELDLYDNRIKHISRNVNKLVNLKSLDLSFNKIKNIKNIDKLTKLERVYFVQNKIAVIENLNTLGNLKSLELGGNRIAEIGPESLQGLGGLEEIWLGKNSISRLANLQYLKNLKILSIQSNKLRNIEGLDELENLEELYLSHNFIEHIEGLEKNTKLTTLDVTANRLTRIENVSKLTALTDLWASFNKIDQSFESLAEELKDLKALETIYLEGNPIQTKNATTYRRKLVLNLGPSLQKIDATYIRG; encoded by the coding sequence ATGAGCGACAGCGGTGCCCCACAAAGCAAGGATATATCAGAGAGCAATGCCAGTCATCACGACGGTGAACCAGTGCGTGAGCTGCGCAGTGAGATAGTGCCGGACATGCACCCCGAATACCTGCAAGCGGACTCTGAACTGACAGCGGATCTTCCCGAAGACACGACAGTGATCGACCTCGTACACCTGAAGATTGAATCGCTTGAGGCACTGGATCTGCACCGCTTCAAGAAGCTGGAACGTCTGTATTTGCGGCAGAACCTCATTGAGTCGATAAGTGAAGTTGAGGTTCTGCCAGCGGAGACGGTGGAGGAGCTCGACCTATATGACAACAGAATCAAGCACATCTCGCGGAACGTCAACAAACTGGTGAACCTCAAGTCACTGGACCTATCCTTCAACAAGATTAAGAATATCAAGAACATAGACAAGCTGACTAAGCTGGAACGGGTGTACTTCGTGCAGAACAAAATCGCAGTCATTGAGAACTTGAACACACTCGGGAACCTTAAGAGCCTCGAGCTAGGCGGCAACCGCATTGCGGAGATTGGCCCGGAGTCTCTCCAAGGCCTCGGGGGGCTGGAAGAGATTTGGCTGGGCAAAAACTCCATATCGCGACTAGCAAACCTGCAATACTTGAAGAACCTCAAGATTCTCTCTATCCAGTCCAACAAGTTGCGCAATATAGAGGGCCTGGATGAGCTGGAGAACCTCGAGGAACTGTATCTCTCGCACAATTTCATAGAGCACATCGAAGGTCTAGAGAAGAACACGAAACTGACAACTCTCGATGTCACGGCGAACCGTCTTACTCGCATCGAAAATGTCTCGAAGCTGACGGCACTGACAGATCTGTGGGCTTCCTTTAACAAGATTGATCAGTCCTTTGAGTCTCTGGCGGAAGAACTTAAGGACTTAAAGGCGCTTGAGACCATCTACCTAGAGGGCAACCCAATCCAGACGAAGAACGCTACAACATACAGGAGGAAGCTGGTTCTAAATCTTGGGCCATCGCTACAGAAGATTGATGCCACATACATCCGTGGCTAA
- the MST1 gene encoding threonine--tRNA ligase MST1 (Syntenic homolog of Saccharomyces cerevisiae YKL194C (MST1)) produces MRLPLVRARPWGGARKSIQKRYVASTSADNDTAAVVAREVSSRQDLYLTDPISPGSTFFLPNGTKVFNKLIQFMKLQQQNKFGFQEVITPLIYRKSLWEQSGHWENYKDDMFRVEGNDCAKEEYGLKPMNCPGHCVMFKRFDRSYTELPLRFSDFSPLHRNEASGALSGLTRVRKFHQDDGHIFCTPEQVEGEIEKCLQLVDLCYGSVLPLGETSDRAELYTMCLSTRPEKYVGELDVWNHAESVLKSILDNSGKQWSINEGDGAFYGPKVDIKVKDHTGKYHQVATIQLDFQLPERFDMRYKDADNTYKRPIMIHRAVFGSVERFMALLLDSNKGNWPFWLNPHQCMVLPVSASNGEMVQAAKALVDKLCGRDTSSTKPVELNSFHFNAEIDLRDESVGYRLRDAISRKYSYIVLIGARELAQNKVAVRSRDSSKIQMMSTEELYDMFCDLERKYK; encoded by the coding sequence ATGCGTTTGCCGTTGGTTCGTGCGCGGCCCTGGGGAGGGGCTAGAAAGAGTATTCAGAAGCGATATGTGGCCAGCACTTCAGCGGATAATGATACCGCAGCGGTCGTGGCGCGGGAGGTGTCTTCTCGACAAGACCTCTACCTTACGGATCCTATATCTCCCGGATCTACGTTCTTCCTGCCCAATGGGACGAAGGTCTTCAACAAGCTAATCCAGTTCATGAAGCTACAGCAGCAGAACAAGTTTGGCTTCCAGGAGGTGATCACACCGTTGATTTACCGGAAGAGCTTGTGGGAGCAGTCCGGTCATTGGGAGAACTACAAGGACGATATGTTCCGAGTAGAGGGAAATGATTGTGCGAAGGAGGAATATGGACTCAAGCCCATGAATTGCCCAGGCCACTGTGTTATGTTTAAGCGCTTTGACCGATCATATACCGAGTTACCTCTGCGGTTCTCTGACTTTTCGCCGCTTCATCGAAACGAGGCATCTGGGGCACTCTCTGGGCTCACAAGAGTGCGCAAGTTTCACCAGGATGACGGCCATATATTCTGTACTCCAGAACAAGTAGAAGGGGAGATTGAGAAATgcctgcagctggtggatCTCTGCTACGGCTCCGTGCTTCCTTTGGGAGAAACTTCAGATAGAGCCGAATTGTACACGATGTGTCTGTCCACGCGGCCTGAAAAGTACGTTGGTGAACTCGATGTTTGGAACCACGCCGAATCTGTCTTGAAGTCTATTTTAGACAATTCGGGCAAACAGTGGTCCATAAATGAGGGCGATGGTGCATTTTATGGGCCCAAGGTTGATATTAAGGTAAAAGACCACACTGGCAAGTATCACCAGGTTGCGACTATACAGTTGGACTTTCAGCTTCCAGAACGCTTTGACATGCGTTATAAGGACGCTGATAATACCTACAAAAGGCCCATCATGATACATAGAGCTGTCTTTGGTTCCGTCGAACGGTTCATGGCTTTGCTGCTTGATTCCAATAAGGGCAACTGGCCATTCTGGTTAAACCCACACCAATGTATGGTTTTACCCGTTAGTGCAAGTAATGGAGAGATGGTCCAGGCGGCCAAGGCTCTTGTTGACAAACTGTGTGGCCGTGACACTTCGAGCACTAAACCCGTCGAACTAAACAGCTTCCACTTTAATGCTGAAATTGACCTAAGGGATGAGTCTGTGGGTTATCGATTAAGAGACGCTATTAGCCGGAAATATTCGTATATTGTACTGATTGGAGCTAGGGAACTAGCTCAGAATAAGGTCGCCGTTCGTTCGCGTGATTCATCGAAGATCCAGATGATGTCAACAGAAGAACTATACGACATGTTCTGTGACCTTGAACGCAAGTACAAATAA
- the ACP1 gene encoding acyl carrier protein (Syntenic homolog of Saccharomyces cerevisiae YKL192C (ACP1)): MLSSFIRATPRAFRYASLQRSTPLASAFVVTPLRFYSAAQLNRDEITKRIINVVKAFDRTPTSAEVTEKSVFSKDLGLDSLDVVELLVSVEEEFDIDIPDKVADEIKSVSEAVDYVASTSDAA, translated from the coding sequence ATGCTATCATCCTTCATTCGTGCCACCCCTCGCGCCTTTAGGTATGCATCTTTGCAGCGGAGCACTCCGCTAGCGTCCGCGTTCGTTGTCACACCGCTACGTTTCTACTCTGCCGCGCAGTTGAACCGTGACGAGATTACCAAGCGGATCATCAACGTAGTCAAGGCTTTTGACCGTACCCCAACATCTGCGGAAGTCACCGAGAAGTCTGTCTTCTCCAAGGATTTGGGCTTGGACTCGCTTGACGTTGTGGAGCTATTGGTCAGCGTGGAGGAGGAGTTTGACATTGACATCCCGGACAAGGTTGCGGACGAGATCAAGTCTGTATCCGAGGCCGTGGACTACGTTGCGTCGACCTCTGACGCAGCCTAA
- the ATG17 gene encoding protein kinase regulatory subunit ATG17 (Syntenic homolog of Saccharomyces cerevisiae YLR423C (ATG17)), with protein MSSSNQVKGFYFNAQRRLSRAQALCQNSQDTLHNMQLLLVRWQRTVSKLQFTIHCICNQTVFLAECILKKTVGQQLIETEWKRMLLDELQGEMQRSQEEITGKIDALRRTKNELDGSGATLADFISMENIFLLGDKLKDVPVVQEQVEHIKVQYESLVDKVVEQLQNNRVRKLEADFAAAFRSGKNDFNAFSMKYLQKIRQLETDLADILKSLTDHYDKCSLLKAGDLPAAEQAELFEVVKNDDQELDSIMGVLEVIVRDIKSLAKNVSIRLRQKERDKQQLKNAMGKAHSELLKYEEHLTVFQGIDDLIRNFKASCLHNVSKVRELCEFYDNFLNSYQVLLREVERRRRVAKQMEDILQACEGQLMALSDTDLKQRQQFLMRHGDYLPENIWPGNIDDLSPLYDLEYRIKKV; from the coding sequence ATGAGCAGCAGCAATCAGGTCAAGGGATTCTATTTCAATGCGCAGAGACGCCTCTCCAGAGCGCAGGCACTATGTCAGAATTCGCAAGATACCCTACACAATATGCAGCTCCTCCTTGTACGATGGCAAAGGACAGTATCGAAGTTACAGTTCACCATACACTGCATTTGTAACCAGACAGTATTTCTAGCAGAGTGCATACTCAAGAAGACGGTCGGGCAGCAACTCATAGAAACGGAATGGAAAAGGATGCTTTTGGATGAACTGCAGGGCGAAATGCAGCGATCCCAAGAGGAGATTACCGGCAAGATAGATGCCCTCCGCAGAACGAAGAACGAGTTGGATGGAAGTGGGGCAACGCTGGCGGACTTTATATCCATGGAGAATATCTTCCTTCTGGGCGACAAGCTGAAGGACGTCCCTGTGGTGCAGGAACAGGTTGAGCACATAAAAGTACAATACGAGTCGCTGGTCGATAAGGTAGTGGAGCAACTACAGAATAACCGGGTGCGAAAGCTGGAAGCTGATTTTGCTGCGGCCTTTCGCAGCGGAAAGAACGACTTCAATGCGTTCAGCATGAAGTATCTACAGAAGATTCGCCAGCTGGAGACTGATCTTGCCGATATCCTAAAATCGCTGACCGATCACTACGACAAATGCTCCCTGTTGAAGGCGGGAGACCTGCCGGCGGCCGAGCAGGCCGAATTGTTTGAAGTGGTCAAGAACGATGATCAGGAACTGGACTCCATAATGGGGGTACTGGAGGTCATTGTAAGGGACATAAAGTCGTTGGCAAAGAACGTGTCAATTAGGCTGCGCCAAAAGGAGAGAGACAAGCAACAATTGAAAAATGCGATGGGGAAGGCGCACTCAGAGCTGCTGAAATATGAGGAACACCTCACCGTTTTCCAAGGAATAGATGATCTGATCCGGAACTTCAAGGCCTCCTGTTTGCATAATGTATCTAAAGTTCGAGAACTGTGTGAGTTCTATGACAACTTTCTGAACAGTTACCAGGTCCTTCTCAGAGAAGTAGAGCGGAGGCGTCGGGTAGCCAAACAGATGGAGGATATTTTACAGGCCTGTGAAGGGCAGCTGATGGCGCTGAGCGACACTGATCTAAAGCAGAGACAGCAGTTCTTGATGAGGCACGGAGACTACCTGCCAGAGAATATCTGGCCCGGCAATATTGATGACCTTTCCCCTCTATACGACCTTGAGTACAGGATCAAAAAGGTATAG
- the DCK1 gene encoding guanine nucleotide exchange factor DCK1 (Syntenic homolog of Saccharomyces cerevisiae YLR422W), whose amino-acid sequence MGKRFDWQPTGRLVRGRIIRAFLPLKRHPQQLLDNPNYTNLYPGDEVYSFEETADGRWCRVYQVVQPLPEDFISTMKRFSDKLPEEQHRVVVCPKAFVHWYDDEVVTFPFLDLPDEREVKREVAETDVPSLHDLLHRDDLGDLELFRQLRRTRPIRPAYPFFKLFNKTVVDELHVILFQLCAHIYSMYSVGEFEIYEWLTRVYYKMDELRVPYAEDNILTEEERFFAVQECIALSSKISRYLALKGVSNVFDRKKMFDVDPSGYDAILSRHHQSGELLAYDALPRYISSVTMLHSLTPNFPISNESDLVLKADQNTMLDPSAPSQLLVDFKDVKGAPEFQRALTRLTAYLYLRTSKKRLTETFAVQVNSDKILTLDNISATLFNNIPATEIENSRIYLVVELVESLDVAHVDFAYFNDLYPSFVPFQSPNEDQIDQIRKGIAVGVADISRVFTRHRKAISQETVFHYKISLFSSYVKSEHKAERTIQPNGQFHNSTPSGEFCKMKALHAAENNGWGELVDRIILDSDKGIAVTPRALSLTVTVKEITNTNSSILEERKHTSAIKPVPSYFYDVLAEPMDRIYVTIGKVKVCHNFAPDAKMSNITIVISATNKNITFRNGSNESPSDNWKFISVRSGESVGETVRIDGVAAMEKDETLRISAYYGTLLAKAKFYIKKGNQILEYKKHSAFQLMSADNKPLIEVEVGTEYVGQKYNMERTIYDILALWRRPKAVALCLTGDETEESLSTKIMALKSIDTVQLVKYFDPILVRLLELNYAVLVAEKDKSSANFKDTTFFSLIQFLDKSIIRQETYRNKFNDFIDRFSGENSNLPPVGPVLIASLSKVFLNAQTEWNYVGRTACRAYATVVRLALVSSQNMKEELVTALRGLFNALVGFFSFNKSSALTDHICVLEEFDIVITVVSDYFDCDDLLGICSGFFMACTEKEHSTGMDKNQLNTREQKFVNTKLLLLRRMLDNPPLGQYLFAEEVQSNAVLSFINQVVEWSFQVFLKKNIKDLDMSSIRLANGILVTLLENSKSIILRRNLIRLLPTLCRFFILVWKYTQGNPQLKFGRTFTALFPTNFPFTEITVDSMVNERAISEPLIELGTILATLAKIVEEIYGHGSSFIQVVEDCANDPIFTSVFYITRFTKEDIISAVNTVTILTKDGYMPSRKWISLHALFLRTCVTILEMYKSLLIQYNVPPDGNASEFDWELWAAYLNALLLVGNNRVTSTIKLADLPRKAVVRVTGDLRQRIAVTLEEVWSSLLAEPTKEDHDRFAVTPSSLYNVILLKNSPSVLQHVWSFAFQRHSKARSIGTWMLWSTCVYSWKLLGHLDTVAELSISILYAVYQNGKVVPSKYCLTNFFTAVMHTVHVRPDDEAFNCVIDYFKNMYSLLHVISEMQDLPAVEEFDDLRTAGQLTIYGYLLATNKPEAFHNLINDLFVRSIKKKDYIQAGLALELLASTYDWTPNDLLPAIKKPPLPLQSSFERKEYLYKEAARNFARGYKLEKAMTIYKDLAEAYEKINYDLNGLAYVHGQIANLYTDLQNVDRLVPSYFKITFLGYGFPTTIRNRVFIYEGLPFEHITSLHSRMMKLYPGTELVQSQEEADGLLVEPPMGRFLHVVSVEPKFDISDGYANTDKRTANNNKVRSYIENRNLKTFSCSRRLPGTTSVTSLWVREFVYETVSTFPTLLNRSEVKSVIEIDRSPLDNAVRSLQVKIHDLSGLESMCYKLLKDNDDCGELFGELSRELNGTIDAPVNGGIAQYRDFFTLSGPDALNEADLAKLKYLFDELALVLGRCLTLHRELCPPTLMKSYEAMLEQYEKNFGDEIKRNNIDINKLGSEVLEILGVLNGSDHSLNRNITIGSQSSQGTGGKSSTSSNYSSKGTLSLRNGPMLNFMTRS is encoded by the coding sequence ATGGGCAAGCGATTTGACTGGCAGCCGACGGGGAGGCTCGTGCGCGGCCGGATTATCCGGGCGTTTTTGCCCTTGAAGCGGCacccgcagcagctgctggacaaCCCGAACTACACGAACCTGTACCCGGGGGATGAGGTGTACAGCTTTGAGGAGACGGCGGACGGGCGATGGTGTCGCGTGTACCAGGTGGTCCAACCGCTGCCGGAGGACTTTATCTCGACCATGAAGCGGTTCTCGGACAAGCTGCCGGAGGAGCAGCACCGCGTGGTGGTGTGCCCGAAGGCGTTTGTGCACTGGTATGACGACGAAGTGGTGACCTTTCCGTTCCTGGACCTGCCCGACGAGCGGGAGGTGAAGCGGGAGGTGGCGGAGACGGACGTGCCGAGCCTGCACGACCTGCTGCATAGGGACGACTTGGGGGACCTGGAGCTATtccggcagctgcggcggaCGCGGCCGATCCGGCCGGCGTACCCGTTCTTCAAGCTGTTCAACAAGACGGTGGTGGATGAGCTGCATGTGATCCTGTTCCAGCTGTGCGCGCACATATACTCGATGTACTCGGTGGGCGAGTTTGAGATATATGAGTGGCTGACGCGCGTGTACTACAAGATGGACGAGTTGCGCGTGCCGTACGCGGAGGATAACATCCTGacggaggaggagcggtTCTTCGCCGTGCAGGAGTGTATTGCACTGTCGTCGAAGATATCGCGCTACCTGGCTTTGAAGGGCGTGAGCAATGTCTTCGACCGCAAAAAGATGTTTGATGTGGACCCGTCCGGCTACGACGCGATTCTGTCCCGCCACCATCAGTCGGGGGAGCTCTTGGCGTACGATGCGCTTCCGCGGTATATTTCTTCGGTCACGATGCTGCATTCATTGACGCCCAACTTCCCCATTTCGAACGAGTCCGACCTCGTTTTAAAAGCGGATCAAAACACTATGCTGGACCCATCTGCTCCGTCCCAGCTGCTGGTCGATTTCAAGGATGTGAAAGGCGCACCCGAATTCCAGCGGGCACTAACTCGGCTGACAGCATATCTGTACTTAAGGACCTCGAAGAAGCGGCTGACCGAAACTTTTGCTGTCCAGGTCAATTCGGATAAGATCTTGACCTTAGACAATATATCTGCCACCTTGTTCAACAACATACCAGCCACAGAAATCGAGAATTCGAGGATATACTTAGTAGTGGAGCTGGTGGAAAGCCTGGACGTTGCGCACGTGGACTTTGCGTACTTTAATGACCTATACCCATCCTTTGTGCCTTTCCAGTCGCCCAATGAGGATCAGATTGATCAGATTAGAAAGGGAATAGCAGTTGGTGTCGCTGATATATCCCGTGTGTTTACTAGACATAGAAAGGCGATATCTCAGGAAACTGTTTTTCACTACAAGATAAGCTTGTTTAGCTCTTATGTGAAATCTGAACATAAAGCAGAGAGAACTATCCAGCCGAATGGACAATTTCATAACTCTACCCCATCAGGCGAATTCTGTAAAATGAAAGCGTTGCATGCTGCTGAGAATAACGGGTGGGGTGAACTGGTAGATAGAATTATCCTTGACTCCGATAAGGGTATCGCCGTGACTCCAAGGGCGCTTTCACTTACTGTTACCGTTAAAGAAATTACGAATACAAATTCTAGTATTTTGGAGGAGCGCAAGCACACATCTGCGATTAAGCCAGTTCCATCCTACTTTTATGATGTATTGGCAGAGCCAATGGATCGCATCTATGTTACCATCGGTAAGGTCAAGGTATGCCACAACTTTGCTCCAGATGCTAAGATGAGCAACATCACAATTGTTATAAGCGCCACCAATAAGAATATCACTTTCAGAAATGGCTCTAACGAGTCCCCTTCAGACAATTGGAAGTTTATATCAGTTAGGTCGGGTGAATCAGTTGGTGAAACAGTTCGAATTGACGGTGTGGCTGCAATGGAGAAAGACGAGACGCTCAGGATTTCTGCATATTATGGGACCTTGTTGGCGAAGGCTAAATTCTACATTAAAAAGGGTAATCAAATTCTTGAATATAAGAAGCATTCCGCTTTCCAGCTCATGTCCGCAGATAACAAGCCATTGATTGAAGTAGAGGTGGGCACCGAATATGTTGGCCAAAAATACAATATGGAACGTACAATATATGACATTTTGGCGCTATGGCGCAGGCCAAAGGCGGTAGCCCTGTGCTTGACGGGGGATGAAACTGAGGAATCTTTGTCTACAAAGATTATGGCATTGAAATCCATTGATACTGTTCAGCTTGTGAAATATTTTGATCCTATATTAGTTAGGCTTCTGGAGCTCAATTACGCTGTTTTAGTCGCAGAAAAGGATAAATCTTCTGCCAACTTTAAAGATACCACATTTTTTTCTCTCATACAGTTCTTGGATAAGTCTATTATACGGCAGGAAACTTACAGGAATAAGTTTAATGATTTTATTGATCGGTTTAGTGGGGAAAACTCCAATCTACCACCAGTTGGCCCGGTTTTGATAGCTTCATTATCGAAAGTGTTTTTGAATGCTCAAACAGAGTGGAACTATGTGGGCCGTACTGCATGCCGCGCCTATGCCACAGTTGTCCGTTTAGCTCTAGTATCGTCTCAAAATATGAAAGAAGAACTAGTAACAGCGTTAAGAGGACTATTCAACGCACTCGTGGGGTTTTTCTCTTTTAACAAAAGTTCAGCCTTGACGGATCATATATGTGTGTTAGAAGAGTTTGACATTGTCATTACAGTAGTATCTGACTACTTCGATTGCGATGATCTTCTCGGCATTTGCTCTGGCTTTTTCATGGCATGCACAGAGAAAGAGCATTCTACAGGAATGGACAAGAACCAGCTGAACACTAGGGAGCAAAAGTTTGTGAATACAAAATTACTATTGCTCCGTAGAATGTTGGATAATCCACCATTGGGTCAGTACTTATTTGCAGAGGAAGTACAGAGCAATGCTGTGTTGTCTTTTATTAATCAGGTTGTCGAATGGAGTTTCCAGGTCTTTTTGAAAAAGAATATCAAGGATTTGGATATGAGTTCAATAAGGTTGGCTAATGGTATCCTGGTTACTTTATTAGAAAATTCTAAGAGCATCATTTTGCGCCGGAATTTGATAAGGCTACTTCCAACGCTCTGCCGTTTCTTCATCTTGGTTTGGAAATATACTCAAGGAAACCCACAGCTTAAATTTGGTAGGACCTTTACCGCGCTATTCCCTACAAATTTCCCATTTACTGAAATAACCGTCGATTCTATGGTGAATGAAAGAGCTATATCCGAACCGCTCATCGAGTTGGGTACTATATTGGCAACTTTAGCCAAAATTGTAGAAGAAATATATGGACATGGCAGCTCATTTATACAAGTTGTGGAAGACTGCGCCAATGATCCTATTTTTACATCTGTATTTTACATTACGCGGTTTACCAAGGAAGATATTATAAGTGCCGTTAATACTGTAACAATATTGACCAAAGATGGATACATGCCCTCCCGTAAGTGGATTTCACTACATGCCCTATTTTTGAGGACATGCGTTACTATATTGGAAATGTACAAAAGTCTGTTAATCCAATATAATGTTCCTCCAGATGGGAATGCCAGTGAATTTGATTGGGAACTGTGGGCTGCTTATTTGAATGCATTGCTCCTAGTGGGAAATAACCGGGTTACTAGTACGATAAAACTCGCTGACTTGCCCAGAAAAGCGGTTGTTCGTGTCACTGGCGACCTTAGACAACGAATTGCAGTCACCCTTGAAGAGGTCTGGTCTTCTCTTTTGGCAGAACCGACAAAGGAGGACCATGATAGGTTCGCTGTCACACCTTCGAGCCTGTATAATGTAATTCTTCTGAAGAATTCTCCCTCCGTCTTGCAGCACGTTTGGTCCTTTGCATTCCAAAGACATAGTAAGGCGAGGAGCATAGGTACTTGGATGCTATGGTCTACTTGTGTTTATTCCTGGAAGTTGCTGGGCCATTTGGACACCGTTGCAGAGTTGTCTATTTCGATCCTGTATGCTGTTTATCAGAATGGTAAAGTTGTGCCATCAAAGTATTGTTTAACAAACTTTTTCACCGCTGTTATGCATACGGTGCATGTTAGGCCAGATGATGAGGCATTCAACTGTGTGATTGACTATTTCAAGAATATGTATTCACTATTGCATGTCATTTCTGAAATGCAAGATCTTCCAGCGGTTGAGGAATTTGATGACCTGAGAACCGCGGGCCAATTGACAATATACGGGTACCTTTTGGCAACAAATAAGCCTGAGGCGTTCCACAATTTGATAAACGATCTATTTGTGCGCAGTATTAAGAAAAAGGATTATATCCAGGCTGGGTTGGCTCTTGAGTTGCTCGCAAGCACGTATGACTGGACACCTAACGACCTGCTGCCTGCGATCAAGAAACCTCCTCTACCACTGCAATCGTCCTTTGAAAGAAAGGAATACCTTTACAAGGAAGCTGCAAGGAACTTTGCTAGAGGTTATAAGTTAGAGAAAGCAATGACGATTTACAAAGACCTTGCAGAAGCTTACGAAAAAATCAATTATGACCTGAACGGTCTGGCATATGTGCATGGCCAGATCGCCAATTTATACACCGACCTCCAGAATGTGGATAGGCTTGTACCATCCTATTTTAAGATCACTTTCTTGGGTTATGGCTTCCCCACTACAATTCGGAACAGAGTTTTCATATATGAGGGATTACCATTTGAACATATAACCTCTCTCCACAGCAGAATGATGAAACTGTATCCTGGAACTGAACTTGTCCAGTCTCAGGAAGAGGCTGATGGCCTGCTTGTAGAGCCTCCGATGGGTAGGTTTTTGCATGTTGTTTCAGTTGAACCGAAGTTTGATATATCCGACGGCTACGCCAACACAGACAAGCGTACTGCCAACAACAACAAGGTGCGCAGTTACATCGAAAATAGGAACCTAAAAACTTTCAGTTGTTCCAGAAGACTCCCGGGCACTACCTCGGTCACCAGCCTCTGGGTCCGCGAGTTTGTATATGAGACTGTTTCCACATTCCCAACTCTCCTGAACCGGTCCGAAGTCAAATCTGTTATCGAGATCGATCGCTCACCATTGGATAATGCAGTGCGCTCCTTACAGGTAAAGATTCATGATCTCAGCGGCTTAGAGAGCATGTGTTACAAACTGCTCAAGGACAACGACGACTGTGGTGAACTGTTTGGTGAACTCTCGCGCGAACTAAACGGCACTATCGATGCTCCTGTTAACGGTGGCATCGCACAATACCGCGATTTCTTCACCCTCAGTGGGCCAGATGCGCTCAATGAAGCGGATCTGGCCAAACTGAAGTACCTCTTCGACGAGCTCGCGCTAGTGCTTGGGCGCTGCCTAACGCTGCATCGTGAGCTTTGCCCACCAACGCTCATGAAGTCCTATGAAGCAATGCTCGAGCAGTACGAGAAGAACTTTGGAGACGAGATCAAGCGCAACAATATTGACATCAACAAGCTTGGGTCCGAGGTCCTGGAGATTCTTGGCGTTCTAAACGGCTCGGACCATTCTCTCAACAGAAACATCACCATTGGCTCGCAGAGTTCCCAAGGCACCGGTGGAAAGTCTTCCACAAGCAGTAACTACAGTTCCAAGGGCACCTTATCACTTCGCAATGGGCCAATGCTGAACTTTATGACCAGATCATAG